From Gemmatimonadota bacterium:
GCACCTATGGATGATCAAATTCGTCAGGCTCTTCGCAAATCTTCGAGTGTACTTCTTTTTGATTCGCCAAATTCGCGACGTTCAAAATGGGTTAGACGTGAGTTGGCTTGGGCTAAAGGCGCGGGAATAGATATTGTGAATTGGCCGATTGAGAATGCCGAGGAACGACTTAAATGGCCTAACCAGGCATTGCAAGCGCCGATTTAATAAGGCATTGGATAAGGAGCGTGTTTCATGA
This genomic window contains:
- a CDS encoding toll/interleukin-1 receptor domain-containing protein codes for the protein MIFICYSWRDAEVVHDVTKQLAGMGRDVWIDSEHLNLDAPMDDQIRQALRKSSSVLLFDSPNSRRSKWVRRELAWAKGAGIDIVNWPIENAEERLKWPNQALQAPI